One region of Tachysurus fulvidraco isolate hzauxx_2018 chromosome 9, HZAU_PFXX_2.0, whole genome shotgun sequence genomic DNA includes:
- the brd3b gene encoding bromodomain-containing protein 3b isoform X2, with product MMSVVTSPTQAAPAIVNPPPPEVTNPSKPGRKTNQLQYMQNVVVKTLWRHQFAWPFYTPVDAIKLNLPDYHKVIKNPMDMGTIKKRLENNYYWTAGECMQDFNTMFTNCYIYNKPTDDIVLMAQALEKIFLQKVAQMPQEEVELLPPPPKGKARKPGSVPASEAQQASALSSTSPSSSCPSSPPQPPQTPVIAATPVPTITSNVQAVPPAAPMIPSAQPVVKKKGVKRKADTTTPTTCAITASRGESPPPLLDTKHSKVISRRESTGRPIKPPKKDLDDGELLQQGSKKSKLSDHLKYCDTILKEMLSKKHAAYAWPFYKPVDAAALELHDYHEIIKQPMDLSTVKKKMDSREYQDAQSFAADVRLMFSNCYKYNPPDHEVVAMARKLQDVFEMRFAKMPDEPAEPSSPGGTSATAVVSKSTGSSESSADSSSSSSDSEEERATRLAELQEQLARKLWSKLRAQQWQHGHAGASGHDLLINPPIQSLDNEGKCFKSTNKLKAVHEQLAALSQGPVSKPKKKKEKKEKDKKKKDKEKDKAKAKVEEEKKTKSLQQNKPSQPKKSSARKPNSTSTTRQPKKGTKPTGANYESDEEEALPMSYDEKRQLSLDINRLPGEKLGRVVHIIQSREPSLRDSNPDEIEIDFETLKPSTLRELERYVKSCLQKKQRKPLPGTGKKSAKTKEELVQEKKKELEKRLQDVSGQLNNNKKPPKKEKAGSAPGGGPSRLSGSSSSSDTGSSSSSGSSSETSDSD from the exons ATGATGTCGGTGGTCACATCTCCCACCCAGGCTGCTCCCGCTATAGTCAACCCCCCTCCACCTGAAGTGACGAACCCCAGCAAGCCTGGCCGAAAAACCAACCAGCTCCAGTACATGCAGAATGTTGTGGTGAAGACGTTGTGGAGGCATCAGTTTGCATGGCCTTTTTACACACCTGTGGATGCCATCAAATTAAATCTTCCA GACTATCACAAAGTCATCAAGAACCCAATGGACATGGGGACGATCAAGAAGAGACTTGAGAATAATTACTACTGGACAGCTGGTGAATGCATGCAGGATTTCAACACTATGTTCACaaactgttatatatataacaag cCTACAGATGATATTGTTCTTATGGCTCAAGCTTTGGAAAAAATTTTCCTCCAGAAGGTGGCACAGATGCCCCAGGAGGAGGTGGAACTGCTGCCACCACCTCCAAAAGGCAAGGCACGCAAGCCGGGTTCTGTTCCTGCTTCAG AAGCTCAGCAAGCTTCAGCACTGTCCTCGACCTCCCCGTCCTCGTCATGTCCAAGCTCTCCTCCACAGCCGCCTCAAACTCCTGTAATTGCAGCGACACCTGTACCGACCATCACCTCTAACGTCCAGGCGGTTCCACCAGCTGCGCCCATGATCCCAAGCGCACAGCCTGTTGTCAAA AAGAAGGGGGTAAAGCGGAAAGCTGACACTACCACTCCTACCACCTGTGCTATCACAGCCAGCAGAGGTGAGTCTCCACCTCCCCTGTTGGACACCAAACACAGCAAAGTGATCTCCAGACGCGAAAGCACCGGTCGACCCATCAAACCCCCGAAGAAGGACTTGGACGACGGCGAGCTCCTGCAGCAGGGGAGCAAGAAGAGCAAACTGAGCGACCACCTCAAATACTGTGACACCATCCTGAAAGAGATGCTGTCCAAGAAGCACGCCGCCTACGCTTGGCCTTTCTATAAACCCGTGGATGCAGCAGCACTGGAGCTGCATGACTACCATGAAATCATCAAGCAACCTATGGACCTCAGTACAGTCAAA aaaaaaatgGACAGCAGAGAGTACCAAGATGCCCAAAGCTTTGCAGCAGATGTCCGGTTAATGTTCTCAAATTGCTATAAATATAATCCGCCTGATCATGAGGTTGTTGCCATGGCAAGAAAACTTCAg GATGTATTTGAGATGCGTTTCGCTAAGATGCCAGACGAGCCTGCTGAGCCCTCGTCTCCTGGAGGCACCTCTGCCACGGCGGTTGTAAGTAAGAGCACAGGGAGCAGTGAGAGCAGTGCCGACTCGTCCAGCTCCAGCTCTGACTCGGAGGAGGAAAGAGCCACCCGCCTGGCAGAGCTGCAGGAGCAG CTTGCTAGAAAGTTATGGTCAAAACtcagggcccaacagtggcagcatggcCATGCTGGAGCTTCAGGCCATGACCTTTTAATCAACCCACCAATACAGTCACTAGACAACGAaggaaaatgtttcaaatccacaaacaag ctGAAGGCTGTTCACGAACAGCTGGCCGCTCTTTCGCAGGGCCCCGTCAGCAaaccaaagaagaagaaagaaaagaaagaaaaggacaagaagaagaaagacaaagagaaagacaagGCCAAGGCCAAGgtggaggaagagaagaagacCAAGTCCTTGCAGCAGAATAAGCCGAGTCAGCCCAAAAAGAGTTCAGCCAGGAAACCCAACAGCACATCTACTACCAG GCAACCGAAAAAAGGCACCAAGCCCACTGGGGCAAATTACGAGTCGGATGAAGAGGAAGCACTTCCCATGTCATACGATGAAAAAAGGCAGCTTAGCCTGGACATCAACCGGCTGCCTGGTGAGAAACTGGGCCGTGTGGTGCATATTATCCAGTCCCGTGAGCCATCGCTGCGTGACTCCAACCCAGACGAGATAGAAATCGACTTTGAGACGCTCAAGCCGTCGACACTGCGCGAGCTCGAGCGCTACGTCAAGTCCTGTTTACAAAAGAAGCAGCGCAAACCATTAC CGGGCACTGGGAAAAAGAGTGCCAAGACTAAAGAGGAACTGGTtcaggaaaagaagaaagagttAGAAAAGAGGCTGCAGGACGTGAGCGGACAGctgaacaacaacaagaaaCCGCCCAAAAAAG AGAAGGCAGGCTCCGCACCAGGGGGTGGGCCATCTCGGCTGAGTGGCAGCAGCAGTTCTTCTGACACGGGCAGCAGCAGCTCCAGCGGCTCCAGCTCCGAGACCAGCGACTCGGACTGA
- the brd3b gene encoding bromodomain-containing protein 3b isoform X9, whose amino-acid sequence MMSVVTSPTQAAPAIVNPPPPEVTNPSKPGRKTNQLQYMQNVVVKTLWRHQFAWPFYTPVDAIKLNLPDYHKVIKNPMDMGTIKKRLENNYYWTAGECMQDFNTMFTNCYIYNKPTDDIVLMAQALEKIFLQKVAQMPQEEVELLPPPPKGKARKPGSVPASEAQQASALSSTSPSSSCPSSPPQPPQTPVIAATPVPTITSNVQAVPPAAPMIPSAQPVVKKKGVKRKADTTTPTTCAITASRGESPPPLLDTKHSKVISRRESTGRPIKPPKKDLDDGELLQQGSKKSKLSDHLKYCDTILKEMLSKKHAAYAWPFYKPVDAAALELHDYHEIIKQPMDLSTVKKKMDSREYQDAQSFAADVRLMFSNCYKYNPPDHEVVAMARKLQDVFEMRFAKMPDEPAEPSSPGGTSATAVVSKSTGSSESSADSSSSSSDSEEERATRLAELQEQLKAVHEQLAALSQGPVSKPKKKKEKKEKDKKKKDKEKDKAKAKVEEEKKTKSLQQNKPSQPKKSSARKPNSTSTTRQPKKGTKPTGANYESDEEEALPMSYDEKRQLSLDINRLPGEKLGRVVHIIQSREPSLRDSNPDEIEIDFETLKPSTLRELERYVKSCLQKKQRKPLQKAGSAPGGGPSRLSGSSSSSDTGSSSSSGSSSETSDSD is encoded by the exons ATGATGTCGGTGGTCACATCTCCCACCCAGGCTGCTCCCGCTATAGTCAACCCCCCTCCACCTGAAGTGACGAACCCCAGCAAGCCTGGCCGAAAAACCAACCAGCTCCAGTACATGCAGAATGTTGTGGTGAAGACGTTGTGGAGGCATCAGTTTGCATGGCCTTTTTACACACCTGTGGATGCCATCAAATTAAATCTTCCA GACTATCACAAAGTCATCAAGAACCCAATGGACATGGGGACGATCAAGAAGAGACTTGAGAATAATTACTACTGGACAGCTGGTGAATGCATGCAGGATTTCAACACTATGTTCACaaactgttatatatataacaag cCTACAGATGATATTGTTCTTATGGCTCAAGCTTTGGAAAAAATTTTCCTCCAGAAGGTGGCACAGATGCCCCAGGAGGAGGTGGAACTGCTGCCACCACCTCCAAAAGGCAAGGCACGCAAGCCGGGTTCTGTTCCTGCTTCAG AAGCTCAGCAAGCTTCAGCACTGTCCTCGACCTCCCCGTCCTCGTCATGTCCAAGCTCTCCTCCACAGCCGCCTCAAACTCCTGTAATTGCAGCGACACCTGTACCGACCATCACCTCTAACGTCCAGGCGGTTCCACCAGCTGCGCCCATGATCCCAAGCGCACAGCCTGTTGTCAAA AAGAAGGGGGTAAAGCGGAAAGCTGACACTACCACTCCTACCACCTGTGCTATCACAGCCAGCAGAGGTGAGTCTCCACCTCCCCTGTTGGACACCAAACACAGCAAAGTGATCTCCAGACGCGAAAGCACCGGTCGACCCATCAAACCCCCGAAGAAGGACTTGGACGACGGCGAGCTCCTGCAGCAGGGGAGCAAGAAGAGCAAACTGAGCGACCACCTCAAATACTGTGACACCATCCTGAAAGAGATGCTGTCCAAGAAGCACGCCGCCTACGCTTGGCCTTTCTATAAACCCGTGGATGCAGCAGCACTGGAGCTGCATGACTACCATGAAATCATCAAGCAACCTATGGACCTCAGTACAGTCAAA aaaaaaatgGACAGCAGAGAGTACCAAGATGCCCAAAGCTTTGCAGCAGATGTCCGGTTAATGTTCTCAAATTGCTATAAATATAATCCGCCTGATCATGAGGTTGTTGCCATGGCAAGAAAACTTCAg GATGTATTTGAGATGCGTTTCGCTAAGATGCCAGACGAGCCTGCTGAGCCCTCGTCTCCTGGAGGCACCTCTGCCACGGCGGTTGTAAGTAAGAGCACAGGGAGCAGTGAGAGCAGTGCCGACTCGTCCAGCTCCAGCTCTGACTCGGAGGAGGAAAGAGCCACCCGCCTGGCAGAGCTGCAGGAGCAG ctGAAGGCTGTTCACGAACAGCTGGCCGCTCTTTCGCAGGGCCCCGTCAGCAaaccaaagaagaagaaagaaaagaaagaaaaggacaagaagaagaaagacaaagagaaagacaagGCCAAGGCCAAGgtggaggaagagaagaagacCAAGTCCTTGCAGCAGAATAAGCCGAGTCAGCCCAAAAAGAGTTCAGCCAGGAAACCCAACAGCACATCTACTACCAG GCAACCGAAAAAAGGCACCAAGCCCACTGGGGCAAATTACGAGTCGGATGAAGAGGAAGCACTTCCCATGTCATACGATGAAAAAAGGCAGCTTAGCCTGGACATCAACCGGCTGCCTGGTGAGAAACTGGGCCGTGTGGTGCATATTATCCAGTCCCGTGAGCCATCGCTGCGTGACTCCAACCCAGACGAGATAGAAATCGACTTTGAGACGCTCAAGCCGTCGACACTGCGCGAGCTCGAGCGCTACGTCAAGTCCTGTTTACAAAAGAAGCAGCGCAAACCATTAC AGAAGGCAGGCTCCGCACCAGGGGGTGGGCCATCTCGGCTGAGTGGCAGCAGCAGTTCTTCTGACACGGGCAGCAGCAGCTCCAGCGGCTCCAGCTCCGAGACCAGCGACTCGGACTGA
- the brd3b gene encoding bromodomain-containing protein 3b isoform X4 → MMSVVTSPTQAAPAIVNPPPPEVTNPSKPGRKTNQLQYMQNVVVKTLWRHQFAWPFYTPVDAIKLNLPDYHKVIKNPMDMGTIKKRLENNYYWTAGECMQDFNTMFTNCYIYNKPTDDIVLMAQALEKIFLQKVAQMPQEEVELLPPPPKGKARKPGSVPASEAQQASALSSTSPSSSCPSSPPQPPQTPVIAATPVPTITSNVQAVPPAAPMIPSAQPVVKKKGVKRKADTTTPTTCAITASRGESPPPLLDTKHSKVISRRESTGRPIKPPKKDLDDGELLQQGSKKSKLSDHLKYCDTILKEMLSKKHAAYAWPFYKPVDAAALELHDYHEIIKQPMDLSTVKKKMDSREYQDAQSFAADVRLMFSNCYKYNPPDHEVVAMARKLQDVFEMRFAKMPDEPAEPSSPGGTSATAVVSKSTGSSESSADSSSSSSDSEEERATRLAELQEQVSVLQLKAVHEQLAALSQGPVSKPKKKKEKKEKDKKKKDKEKDKAKAKVEEEKKTKSLQQNKPSQPKKSSARKPNSTSTTRQPKKGTKPTGANYESDEEEALPMSYDEKRQLSLDINRLPGEKLGRVVHIIQSREPSLRDSNPDEIEIDFETLKPSTLRELERYVKSCLQKKQRKPLPGTGKKSAKTKEELVQEKKKELEKRLQDVSGQLNNNKKPPKKAEKAGSAPGGGPSRLSGSSSSSDTGSSSSSGSSSETSDSD, encoded by the exons ATGATGTCGGTGGTCACATCTCCCACCCAGGCTGCTCCCGCTATAGTCAACCCCCCTCCACCTGAAGTGACGAACCCCAGCAAGCCTGGCCGAAAAACCAACCAGCTCCAGTACATGCAGAATGTTGTGGTGAAGACGTTGTGGAGGCATCAGTTTGCATGGCCTTTTTACACACCTGTGGATGCCATCAAATTAAATCTTCCA GACTATCACAAAGTCATCAAGAACCCAATGGACATGGGGACGATCAAGAAGAGACTTGAGAATAATTACTACTGGACAGCTGGTGAATGCATGCAGGATTTCAACACTATGTTCACaaactgttatatatataacaag cCTACAGATGATATTGTTCTTATGGCTCAAGCTTTGGAAAAAATTTTCCTCCAGAAGGTGGCACAGATGCCCCAGGAGGAGGTGGAACTGCTGCCACCACCTCCAAAAGGCAAGGCACGCAAGCCGGGTTCTGTTCCTGCTTCAG AAGCTCAGCAAGCTTCAGCACTGTCCTCGACCTCCCCGTCCTCGTCATGTCCAAGCTCTCCTCCACAGCCGCCTCAAACTCCTGTAATTGCAGCGACACCTGTACCGACCATCACCTCTAACGTCCAGGCGGTTCCACCAGCTGCGCCCATGATCCCAAGCGCACAGCCTGTTGTCAAA AAGAAGGGGGTAAAGCGGAAAGCTGACACTACCACTCCTACCACCTGTGCTATCACAGCCAGCAGAGGTGAGTCTCCACCTCCCCTGTTGGACACCAAACACAGCAAAGTGATCTCCAGACGCGAAAGCACCGGTCGACCCATCAAACCCCCGAAGAAGGACTTGGACGACGGCGAGCTCCTGCAGCAGGGGAGCAAGAAGAGCAAACTGAGCGACCACCTCAAATACTGTGACACCATCCTGAAAGAGATGCTGTCCAAGAAGCACGCCGCCTACGCTTGGCCTTTCTATAAACCCGTGGATGCAGCAGCACTGGAGCTGCATGACTACCATGAAATCATCAAGCAACCTATGGACCTCAGTACAGTCAAA aaaaaaatgGACAGCAGAGAGTACCAAGATGCCCAAAGCTTTGCAGCAGATGTCCGGTTAATGTTCTCAAATTGCTATAAATATAATCCGCCTGATCATGAGGTTGTTGCCATGGCAAGAAAACTTCAg GATGTATTTGAGATGCGTTTCGCTAAGATGCCAGACGAGCCTGCTGAGCCCTCGTCTCCTGGAGGCACCTCTGCCACGGCGGTTGTAAGTAAGAGCACAGGGAGCAGTGAGAGCAGTGCCGACTCGTCCAGCTCCAGCTCTGACTCGGAGGAGGAAAGAGCCACCCGCCTGGCAGAGCTGCAGGAGCAGGTGAGTGTGCTGCAG ctGAAGGCTGTTCACGAACAGCTGGCCGCTCTTTCGCAGGGCCCCGTCAGCAaaccaaagaagaagaaagaaaagaaagaaaaggacaagaagaagaaagacaaagagaaagacaagGCCAAGGCCAAGgtggaggaagagaagaagacCAAGTCCTTGCAGCAGAATAAGCCGAGTCAGCCCAAAAAGAGTTCAGCCAGGAAACCCAACAGCACATCTACTACCAG GCAACCGAAAAAAGGCACCAAGCCCACTGGGGCAAATTACGAGTCGGATGAAGAGGAAGCACTTCCCATGTCATACGATGAAAAAAGGCAGCTTAGCCTGGACATCAACCGGCTGCCTGGTGAGAAACTGGGCCGTGTGGTGCATATTATCCAGTCCCGTGAGCCATCGCTGCGTGACTCCAACCCAGACGAGATAGAAATCGACTTTGAGACGCTCAAGCCGTCGACACTGCGCGAGCTCGAGCGCTACGTCAAGTCCTGTTTACAAAAGAAGCAGCGCAAACCATTAC CGGGCACTGGGAAAAAGAGTGCCAAGACTAAAGAGGAACTGGTtcaggaaaagaagaaagagttAGAAAAGAGGCTGCAGGACGTGAGCGGACAGctgaacaacaacaagaaaCCGCCCAAAAAAG CAGAGAAGGCAGGCTCCGCACCAGGGGGTGGGCCATCTCGGCTGAGTGGCAGCAGCAGTTCTTCTGACACGGGCAGCAGCAGCTCCAGCGGCTCCAGCTCCGAGACCAGCGACTCGGACTGA
- the brd3b gene encoding bromodomain-containing protein 3b isoform X8: protein MMSVVTSPTQAAPAIVNPPPPEVTNPSKPGRKTNQLQYMQNVVVKTLWRHQFAWPFYTPVDAIKLNLPDYHKVIKNPMDMGTIKKRLENNYYWTAGECMQDFNTMFTNCYIYNKPTDDIVLMAQALEKIFLQKVAQMPQEEVELLPPPPKGKARKPGSVPASEAQQASALSSTSPSSSCPSSPPQPPQTPVIAATPVPTITSNVQAVPPAAPMIPSAQPVVKKKGVKRKADTTTPTTCAITASRGESPPPLLDTKHSKVISRRESTGRPIKPPKKDLDDGELLQQGSKKSKLSDHLKYCDTILKEMLSKKHAAYAWPFYKPVDAAALELHDYHEIIKQPMDLSTVKKKMDSREYQDAQSFAADVRLMFSNCYKYNPPDHEVVAMARKLQDVFEMRFAKMPDEPAEPSSPGGTSATAVVSKSTGSSESSADSSSSSSDSEEERATRLAELQEQVSVLQLKAVHEQLAALSQGPVSKPKKKKEKKEKDKKKKDKEKDKAKAKVEEEKKTKSLQQNKPSQPKKSSARKPNSTSTTRQPKKGTKPTGANYESDEEEALPMSYDEKRQLSLDINRLPGEKLGRVVHIIQSREPSLRDSNPDEIEIDFETLKPSTLRELERYVKSCLQKKQRKPLQKAGSAPGGGPSRLSGSSSSSDTGSSSSSGSSSETSDSD, encoded by the exons ATGATGTCGGTGGTCACATCTCCCACCCAGGCTGCTCCCGCTATAGTCAACCCCCCTCCACCTGAAGTGACGAACCCCAGCAAGCCTGGCCGAAAAACCAACCAGCTCCAGTACATGCAGAATGTTGTGGTGAAGACGTTGTGGAGGCATCAGTTTGCATGGCCTTTTTACACACCTGTGGATGCCATCAAATTAAATCTTCCA GACTATCACAAAGTCATCAAGAACCCAATGGACATGGGGACGATCAAGAAGAGACTTGAGAATAATTACTACTGGACAGCTGGTGAATGCATGCAGGATTTCAACACTATGTTCACaaactgttatatatataacaag cCTACAGATGATATTGTTCTTATGGCTCAAGCTTTGGAAAAAATTTTCCTCCAGAAGGTGGCACAGATGCCCCAGGAGGAGGTGGAACTGCTGCCACCACCTCCAAAAGGCAAGGCACGCAAGCCGGGTTCTGTTCCTGCTTCAG AAGCTCAGCAAGCTTCAGCACTGTCCTCGACCTCCCCGTCCTCGTCATGTCCAAGCTCTCCTCCACAGCCGCCTCAAACTCCTGTAATTGCAGCGACACCTGTACCGACCATCACCTCTAACGTCCAGGCGGTTCCACCAGCTGCGCCCATGATCCCAAGCGCACAGCCTGTTGTCAAA AAGAAGGGGGTAAAGCGGAAAGCTGACACTACCACTCCTACCACCTGTGCTATCACAGCCAGCAGAGGTGAGTCTCCACCTCCCCTGTTGGACACCAAACACAGCAAAGTGATCTCCAGACGCGAAAGCACCGGTCGACCCATCAAACCCCCGAAGAAGGACTTGGACGACGGCGAGCTCCTGCAGCAGGGGAGCAAGAAGAGCAAACTGAGCGACCACCTCAAATACTGTGACACCATCCTGAAAGAGATGCTGTCCAAGAAGCACGCCGCCTACGCTTGGCCTTTCTATAAACCCGTGGATGCAGCAGCACTGGAGCTGCATGACTACCATGAAATCATCAAGCAACCTATGGACCTCAGTACAGTCAAA aaaaaaatgGACAGCAGAGAGTACCAAGATGCCCAAAGCTTTGCAGCAGATGTCCGGTTAATGTTCTCAAATTGCTATAAATATAATCCGCCTGATCATGAGGTTGTTGCCATGGCAAGAAAACTTCAg GATGTATTTGAGATGCGTTTCGCTAAGATGCCAGACGAGCCTGCTGAGCCCTCGTCTCCTGGAGGCACCTCTGCCACGGCGGTTGTAAGTAAGAGCACAGGGAGCAGTGAGAGCAGTGCCGACTCGTCCAGCTCCAGCTCTGACTCGGAGGAGGAAAGAGCCACCCGCCTGGCAGAGCTGCAGGAGCAGGTGAGTGTGCTGCAG ctGAAGGCTGTTCACGAACAGCTGGCCGCTCTTTCGCAGGGCCCCGTCAGCAaaccaaagaagaagaaagaaaagaaagaaaaggacaagaagaagaaagacaaagagaaagacaagGCCAAGGCCAAGgtggaggaagagaagaagacCAAGTCCTTGCAGCAGAATAAGCCGAGTCAGCCCAAAAAGAGTTCAGCCAGGAAACCCAACAGCACATCTACTACCAG GCAACCGAAAAAAGGCACCAAGCCCACTGGGGCAAATTACGAGTCGGATGAAGAGGAAGCACTTCCCATGTCATACGATGAAAAAAGGCAGCTTAGCCTGGACATCAACCGGCTGCCTGGTGAGAAACTGGGCCGTGTGGTGCATATTATCCAGTCCCGTGAGCCATCGCTGCGTGACTCCAACCCAGACGAGATAGAAATCGACTTTGAGACGCTCAAGCCGTCGACACTGCGCGAGCTCGAGCGCTACGTCAAGTCCTGTTTACAAAAGAAGCAGCGCAAACCATTAC AGAAGGCAGGCTCCGCACCAGGGGGTGGGCCATCTCGGCTGAGTGGCAGCAGCAGTTCTTCTGACACGGGCAGCAGCAGCTCCAGCGGCTCCAGCTCCGAGACCAGCGACTCGGACTGA